One stretch of Scyliorhinus canicula chromosome 7, sScyCan1.1, whole genome shotgun sequence DNA includes these proteins:
- the ints6 gene encoding integrator complex subunit 6 isoform X2 encodes MPILLFLIDTSASMSQRTHLGTTYLDIAKGAVETFMKLRARDPASRGDRYMLVTFDDPPYGIKAGWKENHATFMNELKNLQAVGLSTLGQSLRTSFDLLNLNRLVTGIDNYGQLSMQETTWMELGESNHIIFAELSNVITHLPRPS; translated from the exons ATGCCCATCTTACTTTTCCTCATAGACACGTCCGCCTCCATGAGCCAGCGCACCCATCTGGGCACCACCTATCTGGACATAGCCAAAGGCGCGGTTGAGACCTTCATGaag CTGcgagcccgggaccctgccagccgGGGAGACAGGTACATGCTGGTGACCTTCGATGATCCACCGTACGGTATCAAG gCTGGCTGGAAGGAAAACCATGCAACGTTCATGAACGAATTGAAAAATCTTCAAGCTGTAGGACTATCAACTCTTGGCCAGTCTTTAAGGACCTCCTTTGATTTATTAAATTTAAATAGATTAGTTACTGGAATAGACAACTATGGGCAG CTGTCAATGCAGGAAACCACATGGATGGAGTTGGGTGAATCAAATCACATCATATTTGCGGAGCTCAGCAATGTGATTACCCATCTTCCACGTCCCTCCTAA